One genomic window of Nitrosomonas sp. Is35 includes the following:
- a CDS encoding hydrolase — translation MPGNTIPLYTAHYTAPSWLPGGNLQTLYPYFNKPAQRFTYRRERWELDDGDFIDVDWSDGSDESPLVVFFHGLEGGSSSHYILSMINSLKRHHWRSAVIHFRGCSGEPNRLSRAYHAGDSSEIDWMLRRITTQAQTTDTVQPVYVMGVSLGGNALLKWLGEQGERAKELVAGVATVSVPLDLAAAGAALDKGFNQVYTRHFLDTLKDKASDKLKQFPGLFDAHALKKCASIYDFDNIVTAPLHGFRDTDDYWRQSSSKQWLPHVQVPTLVINARNDPFMPASVLPARAEVSPMVTLEFPEEGGHAGFMQGPFPGKLSWLPQKILSFFHYQCQQAGSEEARDKSVLHISG, via the coding sequence ATGCCTGGAAACACAATTCCTTTGTATACAGCGCACTACACAGCACCATCCTGGCTGCCCGGTGGCAACCTGCAAACACTCTACCCTTACTTCAATAAACCGGCACAACGGTTTACCTACCGGCGCGAGCGCTGGGAACTGGATGACGGGGACTTTATCGATGTCGACTGGAGCGATGGTTCGGACGAATCTCCTCTGGTCGTATTTTTTCATGGTCTGGAAGGCGGTTCATCAAGCCACTATATTCTCAGTATGATCAACAGCCTGAAACGCCATCATTGGCGTAGCGCCGTCATTCACTTCCGCGGTTGTTCCGGTGAGCCTAACCGCTTATCGCGCGCCTACCATGCCGGTGATTCCAGTGAAATCGACTGGATGCTGCGGCGGATCACGACTCAGGCGCAAACAACTGACACAGTGCAACCGGTGTATGTGATGGGCGTTTCGCTGGGCGGAAATGCGCTGTTAAAATGGCTAGGAGAGCAAGGAGAGCGCGCCAAAGAGCTAGTAGCTGGGGTTGCAACAGTATCCGTGCCGCTCGATCTGGCGGCGGCTGGCGCGGCTCTGGACAAGGGCTTTAATCAAGTCTACACGCGCCATTTCCTAGATACACTCAAAGACAAAGCCTCTGATAAATTAAAACAATTTCCAGGTTTGTTCGATGCCCATGCGCTGAAAAAATGCGCGTCGATTTATGATTTCGACAATATCGTCACAGCACCCTTGCACGGTTTCCGCGATACCGATGATTACTGGCGGCAATCCAGCAGCAAGCAATGGTTGCCGCATGTACAGGTACCTACATTGGTGATCAATGCGCGGAACGATCCTTTCATGCCGGCATCGGTACTCCCCGCTCGGGCTGAAGTATCGCCCATGGTTACATTGGAATTTCCGGAGGAAGGCGGTCACGCCGGATTCATGCAAGGCCCGTTCCCAGGAAAACTAAGCTGGCTGCCGCAAAAAATTCTCAGTTTCTTCCATTACCAGTGCCAGCAAGCTGGCTCAGAAGAAGCGCGCGACAAAAGCGTTCTGCACATTTCCGGCTAA
- a CDS encoding methyl-accepting chemotaxis protein has protein sequence MRLNLPVTNTEYPIDDDTLIVSTTDTKGRITYINSTFVEVSGFSEEELIGKAHNIVRHPDVPPEAFEDLWATLKQGLPWTGLVKNRRKNGDFYWINANATPLIENGQITGYLSVRTKASQTAIEQAAPAYQQILEGKAKNLKIEKGQIVRTDFIGKLQAFLKMTTRKRIALAMTIPALFLLTVGGIGWWELSQTQASASLSGMIAAITATGIALIAYLAYGMVKNTLVPLQQAIDIANKLAGGDLTHKFSVSRGDEFGELLKALSQMGVNLRATVLDVQKNAASVRLATGEIASGNLDLSQRTEEQASSLEETASSMEELTATVRQNTDNSINANQIAMTASNITTKGGEMMQEVVSTMSSISESSSKIADIISVIDGIAFQTNILALNAAVEAARAGEQGRGFAVVATEVRNLAQRSATAAKEIKTLIDDSVKKVDQGAALVNETGQTMNEIVMAIKNLTEIMSDITSASKEQNTGIEQVTQAVSQMDEVTQQNAALVEQAAAAAASLEQQAYELVGAISIFHLSQSSSKKPATVVQLADKNSTEHDGLTGDATVRSARSKSPRRAKIAVGDHNNQWSEF, from the coding sequence ATGAGACTGAATCTTCCGGTGACAAACACCGAGTATCCCATCGATGATGATACGTTAATCGTATCGACAACGGATACTAAAGGCAGGATAACCTATATCAATTCCACATTTGTCGAGGTCAGTGGTTTTTCAGAAGAAGAACTGATCGGCAAAGCACACAATATCGTGCGCCATCCGGACGTGCCTCCCGAAGCATTTGAAGATTTATGGGCCACATTAAAACAGGGCTTACCCTGGACCGGCTTGGTTAAGAATCGCCGTAAAAATGGCGACTTCTACTGGATCAACGCCAATGCAACACCGTTAATAGAAAATGGCCAGATCACCGGTTATTTATCGGTTCGCACCAAAGCATCACAGACGGCAATCGAGCAAGCAGCACCAGCTTATCAGCAGATTCTCGAAGGCAAAGCAAAAAATCTGAAAATCGAGAAAGGACAAATTGTACGAACTGATTTCATCGGAAAACTGCAAGCTTTCCTGAAAATGACCACCAGAAAACGCATTGCACTTGCAATGACAATACCCGCTCTATTTTTATTGACGGTCGGCGGTATAGGCTGGTGGGAGTTGTCGCAAACTCAGGCATCCGCATCACTCAGTGGCATGATTGCCGCAATAACAGCAACCGGGATCGCATTAATAGCCTATCTGGCCTACGGCATGGTCAAAAATACCCTGGTACCGCTACAACAAGCGATTGATATCGCCAATAAACTGGCCGGTGGCGATTTGACGCACAAATTCTCGGTGAGCCGCGGCGATGAATTTGGCGAACTACTGAAAGCGTTGAGTCAGATGGGGGTTAACCTGCGCGCAACGGTGCTGGATGTGCAGAAAAATGCTGCGTCGGTACGTCTAGCTACTGGAGAGATCGCTTCGGGTAACCTGGATCTCTCACAGCGCACCGAAGAACAAGCTTCTTCACTGGAAGAAACAGCATCCAGCATGGAGGAACTCACCGCGACCGTGCGTCAAAATACGGATAATTCAATCAATGCCAATCAGATCGCGATGACCGCCAGCAACATCACCACCAAAGGCGGCGAAATGATGCAGGAAGTGGTCTCGACAATGTCATCCATCAGCGAAAGCTCAAGCAAAATTGCAGACATTATCAGTGTCATCGATGGCATAGCGTTTCAAACCAACATCCTGGCACTCAATGCCGCCGTTGAGGCTGCGCGAGCCGGTGAACAAGGCCGCGGATTCGCCGTGGTAGCAACCGAAGTGCGTAATCTGGCGCAGCGAAGCGCTACGGCGGCGAAAGAAATCAAAACTTTGATAGATGACTCAGTAAAAAAAGTCGATCAAGGCGCTGCATTAGTCAATGAAACCGGACAAACCATGAATGAAATTGTCATGGCCATCAAAAATTTAACCGAAATTATGTCGGACATCACTTCCGCTTCCAAAGAGCAAAACACCGGTATCGAGCAAGTCACGCAAGCGGTATCGCAAATGGATGAAGTCACGCAGCAAAATGCAGCGCTGGTCGAACAGGCCGCCGCTGCAGCCGCTTCACTGGAGCAGCAGGCCTACGAATTGGTCGGCGCTATTTCTATTTTCCACCTGTCACAGAGCAGCAGCAAAAAACCGGCAACCGTGGTTCAACTGGCTGACAAGAACAGCACGGAGCATGATGGACTGACTGGCGATGCTACAGTGCGTAGCGCCAGATCCAAATCACCAAGAAGAGCTAAAATCGCTGTCGGCGATCACAATAACCAATGGAGTGAATTCTAG
- a CDS encoding ATP-binding protein, translating into MNARKESGWVEKFSPDVLWDAPDNQGMHSGAKSIAKMPAHGMQLLSCISHDGNDHSEIAETKTQERLTKLACLYEISRAMLRIHSVDELCQQLIEHMRLAWQSYDLIFPFIEIDGNFYAAGEPGSLLIHKFSVPLLVNGDVAGQVGVLSEDMRVTSWPENEDTLFLKNIASDLGLWLEQKKLADAQNALVHDVRMIESAFNAHSIVAITDKTGKIRYVNENFCLVSKYSTSELIGQDHSIVNSGYHSKEFMKDLWVTITQGQVWRGEIKNRAKDGTYYWVDTTIVPFLDGDGLPYQYVGIRTEVTNYKQLEQKMEEQVAELARSNDELEQFAYVVTHDLQEPLRAINSFVQLLKKYCDQQLDERARELITHAVAGTNRMQILIDDLLTYAQVNACQTLAEIDCELLLENVLTDLSVIVGECNAVVTHDKLPVIKGIRFQFIQLFTNLINNALKFRRDQLPQIHVGVEENQSEWIFSVIDNGIGIEEQYLERIFRVFQRLHSRREYAGTGIGLAICKKVVEHHGGKIWVKSAPGIGSSFYFTIPKVSY; encoded by the coding sequence ATGAATGCACGGAAAGAATCCGGTTGGGTAGAAAAATTTTCTCCAGATGTGCTCTGGGATGCACCGGATAATCAAGGGATGCATTCCGGGGCGAAATCAATTGCAAAAATGCCAGCGCATGGAATGCAATTGCTTTCATGCATATCTCATGATGGCAACGATCATTCAGAAATCGCCGAGACCAAGACGCAGGAGAGACTGACTAAACTGGCGTGTTTATATGAAATTTCACGCGCCATGTTGCGGATACATTCTGTTGATGAACTGTGCCAGCAGCTGATTGAACACATGCGGCTTGCGTGGCAGTCGTATGATCTGATTTTTCCTTTCATAGAAATTGATGGCAATTTTTATGCAGCAGGCGAACCCGGGTCTTTGTTGATTCATAAATTTTCTGTCCCGCTGCTGGTAAATGGCGATGTTGCCGGTCAAGTGGGCGTACTTTCCGAGGATATGCGTGTTACCAGCTGGCCGGAAAATGAAGACACGTTATTTTTAAAAAATATCGCCAGTGACCTCGGATTATGGCTGGAACAAAAAAAGCTTGCTGACGCCCAAAATGCATTAGTGCATGATGTCCGGATGATCGAAAGCGCATTTAACGCTCACTCCATCGTTGCGATAACCGATAAAACCGGAAAAATACGCTATGTTAATGAAAATTTTTGCCTGGTTTCCAAGTACTCGACCAGTGAATTAATCGGGCAAGATCATAGCATTGTTAATTCCGGCTACCATTCTAAAGAATTCATGAAAGACTTATGGGTTACTATCACCCAGGGTCAGGTCTGGCGAGGAGAAATCAAGAATCGCGCCAAAGACGGCACGTACTACTGGGTCGACACGACGATAGTGCCTTTTCTTGACGGTGACGGATTGCCCTATCAATACGTGGGGATACGAACTGAAGTAACGAATTACAAGCAACTGGAACAAAAAATGGAAGAGCAAGTAGCGGAATTAGCCCGCTCTAATGATGAGCTGGAACAATTTGCGTATGTTGTTACGCATGATCTGCAAGAGCCGCTCCGTGCCATTAACAGCTTCGTTCAACTACTTAAAAAATATTGCGATCAGCAACTGGATGAACGCGCCAGGGAATTGATTACACATGCGGTGGCCGGTACCAACCGGATGCAAATCCTCATTGATGACTTGCTGACATATGCACAAGTCAATGCATGCCAAACGCTCGCAGAAATTGATTGCGAGCTGCTGTTGGAGAATGTGTTGACTGACTTATCCGTCATTGTGGGCGAATGCAACGCGGTAGTGACCCACGATAAACTTCCCGTGATCAAAGGTATTCGCTTCCAGTTTATTCAGTTGTTTACCAATTTGATCAACAATGCGCTCAAGTTTCGCAGAGATCAATTGCCCCAAATCCATGTCGGAGTAGAAGAAAATCAAAGCGAATGGATTTTCTCGGTCATCGATAACGGCATAGGCATTGAAGAGCAGTATCTGGAACGTATTTTCCGGGTATTCCAGCGTTTGCACAGCCGCCGCGAATATGCCGGTACCGGGATTGGTTTGGCCATTTGCAAGAAAGTGGTGGAACATCACGGCGGGAAAATCTGGGTCAAATCAGCGCCCGGCATCGGTTCTTCGTTCTATTTCACAATTCCGAAAGTTAGTTATTAA
- a CDS encoding response regulator, whose amino-acid sequence MIDDNPTDVLLIKEAFAFCEGNCEVYVAEDGVYALEFLRRQGEFLSAPRPDIILLDLNMPRKSGLEVLTELKSDPDFKRIPVIVYTSSVTKEDIKAAYNHHANSYIRKSVDFDDCIRTAKSIKDFWFTSSVLSEP is encoded by the coding sequence ATGATCGATGATAATCCGACCGATGTGTTATTGATCAAAGAGGCTTTTGCATTCTGTGAGGGAAATTGTGAAGTGTATGTCGCTGAGGATGGCGTTTACGCACTGGAGTTTTTAAGGCGGCAAGGGGAATTTCTATCTGCGCCGCGTCCGGATATCATCCTGCTGGATTTAAATATGCCGAGAAAAAGCGGGTTGGAAGTTTTAACCGAGCTGAAATCAGACCCCGATTTCAAGAGAATTCCCGTCATCGTTTATACCTCTTCCGTGACAAAAGAAGATATCAAAGCGGCGTACAACCATCATGCCAATAGTTATATCAGAAAATCGGTGGATTTTGACGATTGTATAAGAACTGCAAAATCGATCAAGGATTTTTGGTTTACTTCTTCTGTTTTATCAGAGCCTTGA
- a CDS encoding response regulator has protein sequence MTSSKIHILLIEDNETDAILVQNDLQLAMGDQITVVHAERLSSALELIRKQPFDLILSDLTLPDSDGVTTINRLRESAASIPIAVLSFRDDEKLAIKAIKAGAQDYLVKGSLTEGVLARVIRYSIERKRLEEGSRKAQKRFQTVFEKAPLGIALINLQTGKYYDVNPMYACIAGRSVDELLHLNQSDIIHPDDVLSYRKEIELFIHHQSHDSKIVKRVLRTDMSIIWIEMSLVPFESMDGQEICYLCMIEDITERKRMIENLRHLTTHLQDVREEERTRIGREIHDVLGGTLTVLKMDLDWLSKKITADPMHERIKSLYALTGEAIETARRVSINLRPNVLDNLGLYGAIEWLVREFEQRTNIKCYLESVISAISCNNKNFETSIFRIIQEIFINITRHSRATRVDIELIEDDTDIVITIKDNGVGITESQLLNPESFGIIGMKERTQQFGGTLEIAGTPLQGSVVTLKIPLTIAVTNVGELVHD, from the coding sequence ATGACTTCATCTAAAATTCATATTTTGTTGATTGAAGATAATGAAACGGATGCCATACTCGTACAAAATGATTTACAGCTCGCGATGGGCGATCAGATTACCGTGGTTCATGCCGAACGATTAAGTTCCGCGCTCGAATTAATCCGCAAGCAGCCGTTTGATTTAATTCTGTCCGATCTGACATTGCCAGATAGCGATGGGGTTACGACAATCAACCGGCTGCGTGAAAGTGCCGCGAGTATTCCTATTGCAGTTCTGTCATTTAGAGATGATGAAAAACTGGCGATCAAAGCGATCAAGGCGGGTGCGCAGGATTATCTGGTGAAAGGCAGTCTGACCGAAGGGGTTCTGGCGCGTGTCATCCGGTATTCAATCGAACGGAAGCGCTTGGAAGAGGGGAGCAGAAAGGCGCAAAAGCGGTTCCAGACAGTGTTTGAGAAAGCGCCGCTGGGAATTGCCCTTATCAACTTGCAGACAGGAAAATACTATGATGTCAATCCAATGTATGCCTGCATTGCGGGCCGCAGCGTAGACGAGCTTCTCCACCTCAATCAATCGGACATTATTCACCCGGACGATGTGCTGTCCTATCGGAAGGAGATCGAGCTTTTCATTCATCATCAATCGCACGATAGCAAAATAGTCAAAAGAGTGTTGCGGACGGATATGTCCATCATCTGGATCGAGATGTCCCTGGTGCCGTTTGAATCCATGGATGGCCAGGAAATCTGTTATTTATGCATGATTGAAGACATTACGGAACGAAAGCGGATGATCGAGAATCTGCGCCATTTAACGACGCATCTGCAGGATGTCCGGGAAGAGGAAAGAACCCGGATCGGCCGGGAAATACACGATGTTCTGGGCGGCACATTGACCGTTCTGAAAATGGATCTGGATTGGCTGTCAAAAAAAATTACGGCGGATCCCATGCATGAGCGGATAAAATCGCTGTATGCCTTGACGGGCGAGGCAATTGAGACTGCGCGCCGGGTGTCAATCAATTTGCGGCCTAATGTACTGGATAATCTCGGGTTGTATGGTGCCATCGAATGGCTGGTGCGTGAATTTGAACAGCGTACTAATATAAAATGCTACTTGGAATCCGTCATATCGGCCATATCTTGTAATAACAAGAACTTTGAAACCAGTATTTTTAGAATAATTCAGGAAATATTTATCAATATCACCCGGCATTCGCGCGCCACGAGAGTGGATATCGAACTCATTGAAGATGATACGGATATTGTGATTACCATTAAAGATAATGGCGTTGGCATTACGGAATCACAACTGCTGAATCCCGAGTCATTTGGAATTATAGGCATGAAAGAGAGAACACAACAGTTTGGCGGTACGCTGGAAATAGCCGGTACTCCCCTTCAGGGCAGTGTCGTAACACTCAAAATACCGCTGACCATTGCGGTAACCAATGTCGGGGAATTAGTTCATGATTAA
- a CDS encoding response regulator transcription factor, whose amino-acid sequence MINVLIADDHALFRDGLKRIFNETDDINVVAEAIDGKDILKKTREFDWDIALLDINLPDINGLDILKRILTTNASSCVLVLSMYPEEEYAIRAIRSGASGYLTKDSPTDQLINVIRRLAKGGKYVNPELAEKLLFNPVMESDKLTHTTFSDREFHVFKLIVAGESLTAIANKLSLSVKTVSTYRSRILEKMNMKNNAQLVRYAIQHRLVE is encoded by the coding sequence ATGATTAACGTTCTGATTGCGGATGATCACGCTTTATTTCGTGATGGCCTGAAAAGGATATTTAACGAGACGGACGATATCAATGTCGTTGCGGAAGCCATAGACGGTAAGGATATTCTAAAGAAAACACGGGAATTTGACTGGGACATCGCGCTGCTGGATATTAACCTGCCCGATATCAACGGTCTGGATATTCTGAAGAGAATATTAACGACCAATGCTTCGTCATGTGTGTTGGTGCTCAGTATGTATCCGGAAGAGGAATATGCGATCCGCGCGATCCGCTCCGGTGCTTCCGGTTATTTGACCAAAGACAGTCCTACGGATCAGTTGATTAACGTGATTCGCCGTTTGGCGAAAGGTGGGAAGTACGTCAATCCGGAATTGGCCGAGAAGCTGTTATTCAATCCGGTGATGGAATCGGATAAATTAACCCACACGACCTTTTCGGATCGCGAATTTCATGTGTTTAAACTGATTGTTGCCGGTGAATCGTTAACTGCCATCGCCAATAAACTGTCGCTCAGTGTCAAAACGGTCAGCACGTACCGCTCGCGCATTCTGGAAAAGATGAATATGAAGAATAATGCGCAACTGGTACGGTACGCGATACAACACCGGCTGGTGGAATAA
- a CDS encoding alpha/beta hydrolase — MLTRIETDNLALATQKFFIDGPAGRLETVLGEPQSVPKGIAVIAHPHPLHGGTMDNKIVHTLFTTLLELGFITAKFNFRGVGLSEGQFDHGSGEIDDVLAVTQTLREQFTHQVTDIPLLLAGFSFGGAIQLHVAERLAPEFLILVAPSVVNLQAPPVPETTQCALIVQGDKDDIVLPEAVLTWAAPVSQPIVFIPGAGHFFHGKLTILKQLILNYFSNQL, encoded by the coding sequence TTGCTGACACGCATTGAGACCGATAACTTGGCACTGGCTACGCAAAAGTTTTTCATCGATGGCCCCGCGGGCAGGCTCGAAACCGTTTTGGGCGAACCTCAATCGGTTCCCAAGGGAATTGCCGTCATCGCCCATCCGCACCCGCTACACGGCGGAACCATGGATAACAAGATTGTGCATACTTTATTCACGACTTTGCTGGAACTTGGATTTATTACCGCTAAATTCAACTTCCGGGGCGTGGGCCTGAGCGAAGGTCAATTCGATCATGGCAGCGGCGAGATCGACGACGTGCTTGCAGTCACGCAGACCCTACGCGAACAGTTCACACATCAAGTCACGGATATTCCACTGCTACTGGCTGGGTTTTCATTCGGTGGAGCGATTCAACTGCACGTTGCCGAGCGACTGGCTCCGGAGTTTCTGATTCTAGTCGCACCCTCGGTGGTTAATCTGCAAGCGCCGCCAGTGCCTGAAACGACGCAATGCGCTTTGATCGTGCAAGGGGACAAGGATGATATTGTATTACCTGAAGCGGTGTTGACATGGGCGGCGCCCGTATCGCAACCCATTGTTTTCATACCCGGCGCCGGGCACTTCTTTCATGGCAAGCTGACGATACTCAAGCAGCTGATACTCAACTACTTTTCCAACCAGCTTTAA
- a CDS encoding (2Fe-2S) ferredoxin domain-containing protein yields the protein MSYYQHHVFFCTNQREGGAKCCNDFGAQELRDYAKQRIKSLKLSGPKKVRINNAGCLDRCDEGPVIVIYPEETWYTYIDKDDIDEIIDEHLIKGNIVERLKI from the coding sequence ATGAGTTATTATCAGCACCATGTTTTTTTCTGCACCAATCAACGCGAGGGTGGCGCCAAATGCTGCAACGATTTCGGTGCGCAGGAACTGCGCGATTATGCCAAGCAGCGCATTAAATCGCTGAAGCTGAGCGGCCCAAAAAAAGTCCGCATCAACAACGCCGGATGCTTGGATCGCTGTGATGAAGGCCCGGTGATCGTCATTTACCCGGAAGAAACGTGGTACACGTATATCGACAAGGACGACATTGACGAAATCATCGACGAACATCTGATCAAAGGAAACATCGTTGAACGCTTGAAAATCTGA
- a CDS encoding spermidine/putrescine ABC transporter substrate-binding protein, whose translation MIDSLPRWVRLSVTLFFVVVAGCAPQSDDAVHDQAAARVLQLFNWNNYIAPETIERFEAQCDCRVEQDYFSDNEEMLAKLAAGATGYDLIVPTGNALDTLIRQGVLIPLDKALLPNLKNIHPAYLKTRFDPDNRYSVPYAYTLTLLGFNAHKMRELGLPVDTWAVIFEPEYLQKIKGRVTVLDSPRELMAAALLYLGYAANDQDEAHWNQAKELIIRVKPYWAAFSNTSYIREIAIGDLWVVHGYSNDLFQAAMDAQKTGRHFTIDYAIPKQGAVMSLDSMVLHKSGKHTDLAHQFINFMLDGKNSAELTNLIGSGNPNREAKSFIKPELVHNKVIFPDEDTLSRLEMITDLDHKQRRVLSRMWTEIKLR comes from the coding sequence ATGATCGATTCGTTGCCGCGTTGGGTTCGTTTGAGTGTGACATTATTCTTCGTCGTGGTAGCCGGATGCGCGCCGCAATCAGACGATGCCGTGCACGATCAAGCGGCTGCGCGCGTCCTGCAACTATTCAACTGGAACAATTACATCGCGCCGGAAACGATCGAGCGCTTTGAAGCGCAATGCGATTGCCGCGTCGAACAAGATTATTTTTCCGACAATGAGGAAATGCTCGCCAAACTCGCTGCGGGCGCGACTGGCTATGATTTGATCGTACCAACCGGCAACGCCCTGGATACCCTGATACGCCAAGGCGTTCTGATTCCGCTGGATAAAGCATTGCTGCCGAACCTGAAAAACATTCATCCCGCTTACCTGAAGACACGCTTCGACCCGGACAATCGCTATTCCGTTCCGTATGCTTACACGCTGACATTACTGGGATTCAATGCCCACAAAATGCGCGAACTGGGTTTGCCGGTGGATACCTGGGCCGTTATCTTCGAACCGGAATACCTGCAGAAAATAAAAGGGCGCGTGACCGTGCTGGACAGTCCGCGCGAGTTGATGGCGGCGGCGTTGTTATACCTAGGTTATGCCGCGAACGATCAAGATGAGGCGCATTGGAATCAAGCCAAGGAACTGATCATCCGCGTCAAACCTTACTGGGCTGCATTCAGTAACACCAGTTACATCCGCGAAATCGCCATCGGCGATTTATGGGTGGTGCACGGTTATTCGAACGATTTATTTCAGGCGGCCATGGATGCGCAAAAAACCGGACGGCATTTCACCATCGATTATGCCATTCCCAAGCAAGGCGCGGTCATGTCGCTGGATAGCATGGTGCTGCATAAAAGCGGAAAACATACTGACTTAGCACATCAATTTATTAATTTCATGCTCGATGGCAAAAATTCCGCCGAACTGACCAACTTGATCGGGTCTGGCAATCCTAACCGCGAAGCCAAGTCATTCATCAAGCCGGAATTAGTGCACAATAAAGTGATATTTCCGGACGAGGATACGTTATCGCGGCTGGAGATGATCACGGATCTGGATCACAAACAACGCCGGGTGCTCAGCCGTATGTGGACGGAAATAAAATTGCGTTAA
- a CDS encoding ABC transporter permease, which translates to MPNFRAKQSSSHRLTALWIVSILVYAFLYIPLIIVVVFSFNDSKLNAEWVGFTFHWYKALLHNHEMLEAARNSLIIAVSASFLATVLGTMAGLAIHRYKLKVLPVLAFTPVAMPEILLGVSLLLFFLQVLNLTLGMLSIIIAHTTFCIGFVAIIVRARLQGMDESIFEAARDLGATPWQTFRQITLPLIRPAIIAGALMSFTLSIDDFVITFFTKGVGDPILPIQIYTMIKVAVTPEVNAVSTLLMLLTLTLIIIATRFDNSMLGKS; encoded by the coding sequence ATGCCTAATTTTCGTGCAAAACAATCCTCATCGCACCGCCTGACCGCTTTGTGGATCGTCTCGATTCTGGTGTATGCCTTTTTGTACATTCCGTTGATCATTGTGGTTGTATTTTCATTCAACGATTCGAAGCTCAATGCCGAGTGGGTGGGATTTACATTTCATTGGTACAAAGCGTTATTGCACAATCATGAAATGCTGGAAGCCGCGCGTAATTCATTGATCATCGCGGTCAGCGCCAGTTTTCTTGCCACCGTGCTGGGCACCATGGCCGGTTTGGCGATTCATCGCTACAAACTCAAAGTATTGCCGGTTCTAGCCTTTACCCCGGTGGCTATGCCGGAAATCCTGCTGGGCGTTTCATTGCTGCTGTTTTTTCTGCAAGTGCTCAACCTGACGCTGGGCATGCTCTCCATCATCATCGCCCATACGACTTTTTGCATTGGATTTGTCGCAATTATCGTACGCGCACGCTTGCAGGGCATGGATGAATCCATTTTTGAAGCGGCCCGGGACCTGGGCGCAACACCGTGGCAGACTTTCCGGCAAATCACGCTGCCACTGATCAGACCTGCCATCATCGCGGGTGCATTAATGTCGTTCACGCTATCGATCGACGATTTCGTCATCACCTTCTTCACTAAAGGCGTGGGTGATCCGATTCTGCCGATCCAAATCTATACGATGATCAAAGTGGCGGTCACGCCGGAAGTGAACGCCGTCTCCACTTTATTGATGCTGCTGACATTAACGCTGATTATCATCGCCACGCGCTTCGATAACAGCATGCTGGGCAAATCCTAA